In Methylobacterium sp. WL1, the sequence GAAGGTCATCCGCCGGTTCGGGATGGCGTAGGGCTTCTCGACGATCCCCTCCACGGCGGAGGAATCGATCGGGTTCTTGAACAGCGCCCCGAAATAGCGCCCGATCGGCCCCTCGCCGACGGTGCGGACCGCGATGGCGCTCGGCCGGCCCTCTGCGTCGAGGGCGGCCCGGAAGCGGCTGTAGCTGAGCGGGCGCAGGGCGTCGGAGCGGAACTCCTCCTCGCGCGACCACAGCACCTTCACCGGACGCTTGGTCGCCTGCGCGAGGCGGATCGCCTGCGGGAACGGGTTGCCGGGCCCGTAGGCGAAGTGGCGGCCGAAGAAGCCGCCGAGCATCGGCGAATGGATCCGCACCTGCGCCGGCTGCAGGCCCGCGGCCTGGGCGGAGATCGCCTGGAACAGCTCCGGCATCTGGTTGGGCAGCCAGAGGTCGAGCGTCCCATCCTCGGCAAAGCGCGCGAGCGCCGAGGGCGGCTCGAGCTGGGCATGGGCGAGATAGGGTGCCTCGTACTCCGCCTCGATGACCTTGGCCGCCTTGGCGAAGGCGTCGGCGGTGTCGCCCACCGCCTCGGCCGCGAGGCCCGGATCGGTGGAAGCCTTGAGCGCCGCCACCATCCCGTCGGACGAGAAGTCGGCCGCGACCGTGTCGAGCCCGCCGGGCTTGGGCGCCGACCAGCGCACGGTGAGCGCCTCGACCGCCTTGCGGGCCCGCCACCAGCTGTCGGCCGCGACCGCGACGGCGCCCGGCAGGCGATGCACCGAATGGACGCCCGGCATCGCCCGGATGTCCGCCTCGTTGGTGAGCGCCTCCGGCTCGGTGCCGAGATGCGGGGCGTGCTGCACGGCCGCGTACAGCATGCCGTCGAGTTTCTGGTCGATCGCGTAGACCGCCCGCCCGGTCGCCTTGTCGTGCACGTCGAGCCGCGGGACCGGCTGGCGGATATACCGGAAGGTCGCCGGGTCACGCAGCTGCACGGCCTCGTTCGGCTTCAGCAGCAGGGCGTCGGCCGCCAGGTCACCGTAGGGCAGCGACCGGTTGGTCGCCGCGTGCAGCACGACCCCGTCGCGGGTGGTGAGTTCGGCCTCCGGGACCTTGAGCCGGGCCGCGGCGGCGCGGATCAGCATGTCGCGGGCGGTCGCGCCGAGCCGGCGCATCACCGCGTAGCTGGAGCGGGTCGAGAAGCTGCCGCCGGTCATGCGCAGCCCGTTCACCACGGCATAGTCGGGACCGGGCGGCGAGCATTCCACGACGAACCGCGCAGGCGGCACGTCGAGCTCCTCGCCGACGATCTGCGCGATGCCGGTGGCGATGCCCTGACCGCCCTCGACGAAGGGGCTGAGCAGCTTGACGGTGCCGTCCGGGTGGATCTCCAGGAAGGCGGCGACCCGGGTGCCGGGCTTGGGCGCGATCGCGCCCGCTCCCTCCGCGGGCCCTTGCGCCTGGGCGCGGGCGCTGCGGCCGGGGAGCGCCACGCTGAGCACCAGCGCGCTGCCGGCGGCCGTCAGGAAGCCGCGCCGCGATGCCTCGCGCGGCATCGGTTCGACCACGGTCACGGCGTCCGCCGGGGCCGGAGCGAGAAACTGTTCCATGCCGCTCTCCTCAGGCCGAGGCCTGCCGCACGGCGGCGGCGATGGCGTTGTAGGTTCCGCAGCGGCACAGGTTGGTCATCGCGTCGGCGATGTCGGCGTCGGTGGGGCGCGGCGTCTGCTTGAGCAGGGCGGTCGCGGCCATGACCTGACCCGACTGGCAATAGCCGCATTGGGGCACCTGAAGCGCCACCCAGGCCGCCACGACCTTTTGGCCGACCGCGTCCTGCTCCACCGCCTCGATCGTGGCGACGGGCTGCGTGCCGACGCTCTCGATCGGGATCTGGCAGGAGCGCGTCGCCTGGCCGTCCAGCAGCACCGTGCAGGCGCCGCATTGGCCGATACCGCACCCGTACTTGGTGCCGGTCAGGCCCAGCGTATCACGCAGGACGAACAGTAATGGCGTGTCGGGCTCGGCATCGACTGCATGCTGGCGACCATTGATCGACAGGTTCACCATGATCGTGTCCGTCCGAATATCAGCAGGGCCTGCACCATGCTTAAGCGTGGCCCTGCCCGCGGCCTACGCCATAAAGGCCACGTTTTCGGACATCGCCCACGGCCGCAGCCCGCCGGCACCGCCCGCGGACATGGTCCGCGTCACATCACGGCGAGCGGCCCGGCAGCCTGGCGGATTCGCCGGGGGACCTCGCCGTAGACCCGGAGGAACGACCGGCGCATCCGCTCCCGGTTGGCGAACCCGACCGCCTGGGCGATGGCCTCCAGCGGCAGCCGGCTCTCCTCCAGCATCAGCTTGGCCGCATCGACCCGGATCGTCTCGACGGCCTTGGCCGGGGAGGTCCCGGTCTCGGCGCGGAACAGGCGCGTCAGCTGGCGCGGGCTCAGGCAAGCCACCGCCGCCAGGTCCTCGGCCGTCAGCGGCTTGCCCGGGTTGCGCCGGGCGTAGTCCAGCACCCTCTGGATCCGATCGGTGGGGGGATCGACATCGAGCAGGGCCGAGCGCTGCGCCTGGCCGCCGGACCGGCGCCGCTCCATCACCAGCCCCCGGGCGACCGAGGTGGCGAGGTCCCGGCCGTGGTCGCGCTCGACCATGCCGACCGCGAGGTCGATGGCCGCCGACATGCCGGCCGAGGTCCAGATGTTGTCGTCGGCGATGTAGATCTTGTCGACGTCGAGCTTGCAGGCGGGGTAGCGCGCGCGGAAATGGGGCGCGAAATACCAGTGCGTGGTCGCGCGCCGCCCGTCGAGTATCCCTGCATCGGCCAGGGTGAAGGCCCCCAGGCACAGGCCGGCGAGCCTGCGTGTCCCCTGCGCGGCGGCGCGGATATAGGCGGCGAGCCCCGGCGCAGTCGTCGGGATGCCGACGCCGGCCGCGACCAGGATCGTGTCGAAGGCGTCCGGCTCGGCCAGCGGCTCGGTGGCGACGTCGGCGCCCAGTCCGGCCCGGAGCCGGCCGCCCAACTCGGAATGCAGGCGGACGTCGTAGAGCTTCTCGCCCGCATACCAATTCGCCATCTCGAACGGCGAGGTGACGGCCAGACCCATGAAGTCGAAATCGGGACAGAGGACGAGGCCGATGCGACGCGTCGCTGCCATGAAGAACCGTCCCGTTCCACCCCGGTATCGGCTTTTATAGTAGCATTCCTTTCGAGAGAGGGCGAACGGTAGAAGCACATCCCGACGTGCGCGACGCGGTTTTCGCACCGGATACGGGTCAAC encodes:
- a CDS encoding (2Fe-2S)-binding protein encodes the protein MVNLSINGRQHAVDAEPDTPLLFVLRDTLGLTGTKYGCGIGQCGACTVLLDGQATRSCQIPIESVGTQPVATIEAVEQDAVGQKVVAAWVALQVPQCGYCQSGQVMAATALLKQTPRPTDADIADAMTNLCRCGTYNAIAAAVRQASA
- a CDS encoding GlxA family transcriptional regulator, with product MAATRRIGLVLCPDFDFMGLAVTSPFEMANWYAGEKLYDVRLHSELGGRLRAGLGADVATEPLAEPDAFDTILVAAGVGIPTTAPGLAAYIRAAAQGTRRLAGLCLGAFTLADAGILDGRRATTHWYFAPHFRARYPACKLDVDKIYIADDNIWTSAGMSAAIDLAVGMVERDHGRDLATSVARGLVMERRRSGGQAQRSALLDVDPPTDRIQRVLDYARRNPGKPLTAEDLAAVACLSPRQLTRLFRAETGTSPAKAVETIRVDAAKLMLEESRLPLEAIAQAVGFANRERMRRSFLRVYGEVPRRIRQAAGPLAVM